The following proteins are co-located in the Synechococcus sp. PROS-U-1 genome:
- a CDS encoding helix-turn-helix domain-containing protein, with product MSTSRSHGSIQARKITLSASETVILEKPRNGMHVEIEVIHGITRLGTHDESNKNDLTLAFASRSEPCKFNYPDELLIIVEAITETSYWLKYEKSTEEYINDSIMDWILELHIVRHESNIERRIIKLFQLLTTRLGRRTTDGYLLEHTLSHARIAEIIGSSRSTVSRSISSLRKTDKIYIDELKKQLILPAENISDHSDTFHPSI from the coding sequence ATGAGCACGTCGCGTAGCCATGGCTCCATCCAAGCCAGAAAAATAACGCTGAGTGCCTCAGAAACAGTGATTCTTGAGAAGCCAAGAAATGGAATGCATGTGGAGATTGAAGTAATTCACGGAATCACCAGGCTGGGAACTCACGATGAAAGCAACAAAAACGATTTAACTCTTGCTTTTGCAAGCAGATCTGAACCATGCAAATTCAACTATCCAGATGAATTGCTAATCATTGTAGAAGCAATAACCGAAACAAGTTACTGGTTGAAATACGAAAAATCAACAGAGGAATATATCAACGACAGCATCATGGACTGGATCCTAGAGCTACATATCGTGAGACACGAATCAAATATTGAAAGGCGAATTATAAAATTATTTCAACTACTGACAACAAGGTTGGGCAGGCGAACGACAGACGGTTATCTCCTGGAACACACCCTATCTCACGCACGCATTGCTGAAATCATTGGGTCTTCAAGGTCTACAGTATCAAGAAGCATAAGCTCTCTGAGAAAAACAGATAAGATCTACATCGATGAATTAAAAAAACAATTGATATTGCCCGCAGAGAACATCAGTGACCACAGCGACACGTTCCACCCTTCCATTTAG